The following is a genomic window from Lysinibacillus sp. G4S2.
AGCATTTTTCCTTGTCACTGGCTCGACATTTAGATGAAATTCAGATAGTGCAATTTGGCGAAGTTATTGATGAAATTGGCATTGATATAGGCTTAGATGAGCAAAGAAAAATTTGGATGTATGAAGTGAACTGGCGACCAGGTTGTCCTCCTGCTTTTTATTTAGAATTAGATGTGGTCATTAATACTATAAGGTATGCAATGTACCTCGCTAAGAACCAGAAACAAATTAAAAGGGAGATTAGGCAACATAAGAAAAATAAGGATATAGCCGAAGTTAAAATGGAGATTACACAACAAGAGGAGTATCAAGAAATAGTTGAGGTTAAAAGGGAAATTACGCAACGGAAGAAAAATAAAGATATAGCTGGAGAAAAGGCTTTACCGATTATTGCGATTACCGGAAGTGCTGGAAAAACGACATCAAAAGCATTCCTTGCCTCTATTTTATCGAAAAAATGGAATATCTTTGAGTCAAAAGATTATTGGAATACAACAGAGCATACGAAAAAACATAAAGAAGAAATTAATGATTCGCATGAGGCTGTTGTGCTTGAGTACGGGATGGCTTACCCAGGCATCATAACAAATCACTGTAGCATTATCCAACCAAATATTAGTATTATTACAAATATCGGTTTAGCTCATGTGGGCAACTTTGACGGAGATATTAAAGGTGTGGCCAAGGCAAAGTCGGAATTAATCCATGGAATGGACCAAAACGGTTTATTAATCCTGAATAAGGATGATGAGAATTCGAAATATTTAGAGAAACGGCAGTTTAAAGGGGAAATCTTAACAGTTGGTATTCATGGTACAGCTGACTATAATGCTTATGATATCCAGTATAAAGACATCGGTATGACCTTTAAAATAAAGCTACAAGGACAGGAAATTGCCATGTATATCCCAATTTTAGGAGAACATCATGTTTATAATGCGCTAAATGCCATTGCGGTAGCAGATTATTTAGGGTTTAGTCCAGAAGATATTAAAGCAGGATTGAATTTCAAAAAACCACCTAGAAGATTAACTATTTATAACTGTCGTGATGACATTACGATCATTGATGATACTGTTCACTCACATCCGCAGGGCGTACGTGCCGCTATTGACGTTCTTTCAAATATAGCGAAGAAACGTAAAATTGCTATTATTGGACAAATGCGAGAATTAGGGGATTTGAGAGAAGAGGAATATCGTAAATTAGGCGAATTCATTTATGAGCAAGACATAGATTTATTCATTACTTATGGCTTTAGAACGGAGG
Proteins encoded in this region:
- a CDS encoding YheC/YheD family protein, translated to MTIIGMLHHRLDPRTVIKSYAYAAVAKAEGAQFFYFTPKSVNFDKRSIRGKVYENGDWHDKMMPFPDVIYNAGSPEKLSVSKDIIDKLKKEIPFTTYSIGNKWNVMKRLEEAKEFEKYLIPSEIVENVDILHNFMAYYKKVVFKPIDGRKGKGIYFISKVGRTNFEVRKDRETTVCSKLQLDELIRGQLTTGTFIVQPFIQSITKSGQIYDFRLHVQKDGEGKWVITTIYPRIAPNGSIIPNINNGGFTNYLDPFLEQEFKDEAYDIRRMLEHFSLSLARHLDEIQIVQFGEVIDEIGIDIGLDEQRKIWMYEVNWRPGCPPAFYLELDVVINTIRYAMYLAKNQKQIKREIRQHKKNKDIAEVKMEITQQEEYQEIVEVKREITQRKKNKDIAGEKALPIIAITGSAGKTTSKAFLASILSKKWNIFESKDYWNTTEHTKKHKEEINDSHEAVVLEYGMAYPGIITNHCSIIQPNISIITNIGLAHVGNFDGDIKGVAKAKSELIHGMDQNGLLILNKDDENSKYLEKRQFKGEILTVGIHGTADYNAYDIQYKDIGMTFKIKLQGQEIAMYIPILGEHHVYNALNAIAVADYLGFSPEDIKAGLNFKKPPRRLTIYNCRDDITIIDDTVHSHPQGVRAAIDVLSNIAKKRKIAIIGQMRELGDLREEEYRKLGEFIYEQDIDLFITYGFRTEEMGAAAKAKGMDPSKIYHFLDKEKLHALLEKVIKPNDTILVKGASKTNMFDTVKFLDQKYQE